A genomic region of Antennarius striatus isolate MH-2024 chromosome 16, ASM4005453v1, whole genome shotgun sequence contains the following coding sequences:
- the si:ch211-198m17.1 gene encoding uncharacterized protein si:ch211-198m17.1, with the protein MVPITNSTGTTTSMHWYNYTHVSNNQQHRYNHTHDTNNQQHRYNYTYGTNNQQHRYNYTHGTNNQQHRYNHTHDTNNQQHRDNYTHFTNNQQYRYNYTHGTNNQQHRYNHTHDTNNQQHRDNYVHGTNNQQHRYNHTHDTNNQQHSYNCTHGTNNKQHRDNYVHGTNNQQHRYNHTHDTNNQQHSYNCTHGTTTPMVPTTNSTGTTTPMIPTTNSTATTTPILPTTNSTGTTTPMIPTTNSTATTTPILPTTNITGTTTPMVPTTNSTGTTTPMVPTTNSTGTTTPMIPTTNGTGTTTPMVPTTNSTGKTTPMVPTTNSTGTTTPVVPTTNSTGTTTPMVPTTNSTATTTPMIQTTNSTGKTTPILPTTNSTGTTTPILPTTNSTGTTTPMVPTTNSTGTTTPMIPTTNSTATTTPILPTTNSTGTTTPMIPTTNSTATTTPILPTTNITGTTTPMVPTTNSTGTTTPMVPTTNSTGTTTPMIPTTNGTGTTTPMVPTTNSTGKTTPMVPTTNSTGTTTHMVPTTNSTATTTPMLPTTNSTGTTTPMVPTTNSTGTTIPVLPTTNSTATTTPMVPTTNSTGTTTPMVPTTNSTATTTPMVPTTNSTGATTPMVQTTTGTASTPVLTTTPLTNSTIASPETPVSTTPSSSTITMTTGPQSSLPTFISTSSSVPPNTSPGSSTVTPTGNSTTLSPSTATSGVTNTTEPTINPTSGSTASTSTVTPATTSTVTTLGPDTPTPSTVTTLGPDTPTPTPTVNTTTPPITVLVCPAVPCPPESVCLNGTCQCLSGTFMQNGRCEPAQVFPGDIHFPHLTFQTEMSNRSSAIFRSTAADISAAIEEVLKDQQGFRRTEVVQLIPGSVQALINNIFEDTTVSQEMVAEIINKAIENTDSNGFLANATFNGTNLCVDGPVRPCDVITTSCTFTNGVALCSCLSGYVSNVYSNTSCRACPSGERAVDNTCEPCRFGYSGFNCNDSALLAVVVISCVVGGVLLIVVLAVLAYICWRVCSKSDPDYDSSPYASDGVNLTFPSITPIPRASTNWDESPPMEMTSRGSAGNLTNNDHQNNGRPKHRGWKKTGSYDLRPEGMKTFTGKTPSRYSYLVQGHENPYFLPEDERRK; encoded by the exons atggtaccaataaccaacagcacagggacaactacatccatg cactggtacaactacacccatgttagcaacaaccaacagcacaggtacaacCACACCCATgataccaacaaccaacagcacaggtacaacTACACCTatggtaccaacaaccaacagcacaggtacaactacacccatggtaccaacaaccaacagcacaggtacaacCACACCCATgataccaacaaccaacagcacagggacaactacacccattttaccaacaaccaacagtacaggtacaactacacccatggtaccaacaaccaacagcacaggtacaacCACACCCATgataccaacaaccaacagcacag ggacaactacgtccatggtaccaacaaccaacagcacaggtacaacCACACCCATgataccaacaaccaacagcacagctaCAACTGCACCCATGGTaccaacaacaaacagcacagggacaactacgtccatggtaccaacaaccaacagcacaggtacaacCACACCCATgataccaacaaccaacagcacagctaCAACTGCACCcatg gtacaactacacccatggtaccaacaaccaacagcacaggtacaacCACACCCATgataccaacaaccaacagcacagctacaactacacccattctcccaacaaccaacagcacaggtacaacCACACCCATgataccaacaaccaacagcacagctaCAACTACACCCATTCTCCCAACAACCAACATTACAgggacaactacacccatggtaccaacaaccaacagcacagggacaactacacccatggtaccaacaaccaacagcacagggacaactacacccatgATCCCAACAACCAACGGTACAGGGACAACTACACCTATGGTACctacaaccaacagcacagggaaaactacacccatggtaccaacaaccaacagcactgGTACAACTACACCCGtggtaccaacaaccaacagcacaggtacaacgacacccatggtaccaacaaccaacagcacagctacaactacacccatgatccaaacaaccaacagcacagggaaAACTACACCCATTctcccaacaaccaacagcacagggacaactacacctattttaccaacaaccaacagcactg gtacaactacacccatggtaccaacaaccaacagcacaggtacaacCACACCCATgataccaacaaccaacagcacagctacaactacacccattctcccaacaaccaacagcacaggtacaacCACACCCATgataccaacaaccaacagcacagctaCAACTACACCCATTCTCCCAACAACCAACATTACAgggacaactacacccatggtaccaacaaccaacagcacagggacaactacacccatggtaccaacaaccaacagcacagggacaactacacccatgATCCCAACAACCAACGGTACAGGGACAACTACACCTATGGTACccacaaccaacagcacagggaaaactacacccatggtaccaacaaccaacagcacaggtacaacTACACAcatggtaccaacaaccaacagtacagctacaactacacccatgTTACCAACcaccaacagcacaggtacaactacacccatggtacctacaaccaacagcacagggacaactaTACCCGtgttaccaacaaccaacagcacagctacaactacacccatggtacctacaaccaacagcacagggacaactacacccatggtaccaacaaccaacagcacagctacaactacacccatggtaccaacaaccaacagtacAGGAGCTACTACACCCATGGTCCAAACAACCACTGGGACGGCTTCCACACCTGTACTAACTACAACTCCACTAACAAACTCCACTATCGCCTCTCCCGAGACTCCTGTTTCCACCACCCCCTCATCCTCcaccatcaccatgacaactggACCCCAATCCTCTTTACCTACCTTTAtctctacctccagctctgtcccTCCAAACACCTCCCCAGGCAGTAGCACTGTAACCCCCACTGGAAATTCCACCACCCTTAGTCCCTCAACAGCAACCTCAGGAG tgacaaacacaacagaacctACCATTAACCCAACTAGTGGCAGTACAGCATCCACATCCACTGTCACTCCAGCCACCACCAGCACCGTGACCACTCTCGGCCCagatacccccacccccagcaccGTGACCACCCTCGGCCCagatacccccacccccacccccaccgtcAACACGACAACCCCACCAATCACAGTCTTAG TTTGTCCCGCTGTCCCGTGTCCACCGGAATCTGTCTGTCTCAACGGAACTTGTCAGTGTCTCTCCGGGACGTTCATGCAGAATGGCCGTTGTGAACCAG CCCAAGTCTTCCCAGGAGACATTCATTTCCCCCACTtgacatttcaaacagaaaTGAGCAACAGGTCTTCTGCGATATTCCGGAGTACGGCGGCTGACATCTCGGCAGcg ATCGAAGAAGTCCTGAAAGATCAGCAAGGCTTCAGGCGAACAGAAGTCGTGCAGCTCAT ACCAGGAAGTGTGCAAGCACTCATCAATAACATCTTTGAAGACACCACCGTCAGTCAAGAGATGGTTGCTGAGATAATCAACAAAGCGATAGAGAACACAGATTCAAACGGATTCTTGGCTAACGCTACATTTAACG GTACAAACCTGTGTGTGGACGGACCCGTGAGGCCCTGTGATGTCATAACCACATCATGCACGTTCACTAACGGAGTAGCCCTTTGCTCATGCTTAAGCGGCTACGTCTCCAACGTGTACTCAAACACCAGCTGCAGag CGTGTCCAAGTGGAGAGAGAGCTGTGGACAACACATGCGAACC ttgTCGGTTTGGATATTCTGGCTTCAACTGCAATGACT CGGCTCTGTTGGCGGTGGTGGTCATCTCTTGCGTCGTGGGAGGAGTTCTCCTCATCGTTGTCCTGGCTGTGCTGGCGTACATCTGCTG GAGGGTATGCTCAAAGAGCGACCCGGACTACGACAGCAGTCCGTATGCCTCAGATGGTGTGAACCTGACCTTCCCCAGCATCACCCCCATCCCCCGCGCCTCCACCAACTGGGACGAGTCTCCTCCCATGGAGATGACGAGTCGTGGAAGTGCCGGAAACCTGACAAACAACGATCACCAAAACAATGGACGG CCAAAACATAGAGGATGGAAAAAG ACTGGATCATATGACCTCAGACCAGAGGGAATGAAGACCTTCACGGGTAAAACGCCATCCCGCTACTCCTACCTGGTCCAGGGCCACGAGAACCCCTACTTCCTGCCGGAAGACGAGAGGAGAAAGTGA